From a region of the Actinomadura luzonensis genome:
- a CDS encoding alpha/beta fold hydrolase, producing the protein MSEKTPPLGRTYEVAGRRLALHRSGEGGPAVVFLPGAGLVGLDFLNVHERVAAFTTSVVYDRAGTGWSDPAPLPRRPGEVAGELRELLRAAGVPGPYVLAGHSLGAFYARRYAQLHPADVAGLLLLDPGHEDIASYLPPEMTELNERMKPDPAQLPELTDEQLAAGRAQYAQLYAAWPDAVRDALAEHHLTTWRSSLAETENFETDVYDELRGGGPLPDVPLLVLTAGGDNPYWERFMSRELMRQGLDGIRAMHAAIAASVPRGEQRVLEGGSHQYAHLEQADEVVRAVRDLVKR; encoded by the coding sequence ATGAGTGAGAAGACGCCGCCGCTGGGGCGGACGTACGAGGTGGCGGGGCGGCGGCTGGCGCTCCACCGGTCGGGCGAGGGCGGGCCCGCCGTGGTGTTCCTGCCGGGAGCCGGGCTGGTCGGGCTGGACTTCCTGAACGTGCACGAGCGCGTCGCCGCGTTCACCACGAGCGTGGTCTACGACCGGGCGGGCACCGGCTGGAGCGACCCGGCGCCGCTGCCGCGCCGGCCGGGCGAGGTCGCCGGGGAGCTGCGCGAGCTGCTGCGGGCGGCCGGGGTGCCGGGGCCGTACGTGCTGGCCGGGCACTCGCTCGGCGCGTTCTACGCCCGCCGCTACGCCCAGCTCCACCCGGCGGACGTGGCCGGGCTGCTCCTGCTCGACCCCGGGCACGAGGACATCGCGTCGTACCTGCCGCCCGAGATGACCGAGCTCAACGAGCGGATGAAGCCGGACCCGGCCCAGCTGCCCGAGCTGACGGACGAGCAACTGGCGGCCGGCCGCGCCCAGTACGCGCAGCTCTACGCTGCCTGGCCGGACGCCGTGCGCGACGCGCTCGCCGAGCACCACCTGACGACGTGGCGCTCCTCGCTCGCCGAGACGGAGAACTTCGAGACCGACGTCTACGACGAGCTGCGCGGCGGCGGCCCGCTGCCGGACGTGCCGCTGCTCGTGCTCACGGCCGGGGGCGACAACCCGTACTGGGAGCGGTTCATGTCGCGGGAGCTCATGCGGCAGGGGCTCGACGGGATCCGGGCCATGCACGCGGCCATCGCGGCCTCGGTGCCGCGCGGGGAGCAGCGGGTGCTGGAGGGCGGTTCGCACCAGTACGCGCACCTGGAGCAGGCGGACGAGGTGGTGCGGGCGGTGCGCGACCTGGTCAAGCGGTAG